DNA from Bacteroides zoogleoformans:
TCGTTCGTTGTATAGGCTCATCCACCACGGAAACTCGCTGTAGTAGGTCGTACTGCACCATTTCCCCGTGTTCTTGTTGAGCCAGAAAGCACCGTTCCCGGCATGGCCTGCTCCCAATATGGCGGCATCGCTGAAGGGTGCTATGGCATAGACCAGCCCTTTGTTCCGGGTGGCTATTTTCAGCTCGTCGGCGATGGTAGATGTCAGTAATCGGGAGGGGGAGGTGCTTTCGTCGGTATAGTTGCCCATGAAGTCGGGGTCTTCCACGCAGTTCACGGGGCGTAGCGTGTTGGCGTCCAGCCAGTTTTCGGCAATGATGCCGTTCATCGAAGGCGTTGTTCCGGTATAGATGGCGGCAATGGCCGATGCCCGGTCGGTTCCGTTGAAAGCGAATTCCGCCTGACGGAACACTTTGCCTTCGCGCAACAGGCGTTTGAATCCTTTTTCTCCATATAAGGACGAGAACGCTTCCATATAGTCCGTGCGCAGCTGGTCGATGGTGAGTGTCACCACTAATTTGGGGGAGGCAGGCAGCGGTTGGGCTTGCATACCGCCGAATGTCAGCGCAAGTATGGAGGTTATCAGTCCTTTTTTCATTTCTTTTGTTTATATGCCAAAAAGAGGTTGCTTCCCGAACGTATCAGCAAACACAGTGCCAAAGGTAATACTGTCAGCGGAATTTCTTGAGGAATTACTACCCAAAGGGCTATAAAAAGAGTTAAAACCATGAAATTACCCCCCATATAGCGGCTCATCTTCTTCTTTCTTACCCTGAGTGCCATGCATGGAAGGCAGAGCAAGTGCAACGGATGAAACACGAACAGCAGGTAGTTGGGGCTTACTGCCGGATGTTTCGAGAAGAGTGCCAGAAAAGCCAGTATGCAACCCGCCGCGCCCGCTGTGGCGAACAGTGCAATATCCATCCCCCACAACGATTTCCGTCTCCTTACTCCCCAAAGGGTGACGCCTGCCACCACCGTCAGCAGCAGCAGGGCGGACTGCATGGGGGTGATGCCGTCGGTGCGGAAGTCGGCAGGAGTTTTTCCTGTCAGCACGATTTTCTTTTCCGACGCCACCAATGGTCGTCTCCGTCCTTGCCGATCCGTGACCTGTGCTTTGCTGAAATGCTCTTGCAGACAGAAAGGGACGAACATCATTTCTCTTCTGCTGATGGGTTCATCGGCCTTGCTGCCCATGCACAAGTCCATGCCGAAGCGTGCCCACGGATGCCCTTCGCTGTATGTATGCAGCATATCGCGGAAGCTGACCCCCGTGTTGTTGTCGGTCATGTTCTCGGCATACTGCAAAGTGCCGTCTATTACATGCTCTATTTGGTCACGTGGCCGGGTGGCGCAGTTGTCGTAGAAGAAATTGTAGAGGTACATGCGGTTTTCCGGTCGGTAGTTCTCCTGAAGCCGCCTGAAGAGATGTTCTTTTTCACCGGATGTCAGGTTCAGTGTCTGTTGCCATACGTCGCGCCCCAAGGAATCGTATTCGTTGGCAAAATACCGATATTCCGTCACTCCTAATTGATAATACGTATCTCCCAAGGCAAAACGAAAGGTGAAATTGGGAGTATTGAAATCGAACACCCCGTAATTGAACACGACATCCACGCCCCGTGTGAAGTTTTCATAGCGGATGGCGGTATGGCCGAAGAGGTAATATATCTCTCCGCCTGCGGCACACGTCAGCAAGCTGATGCGGGTGGAGTCTGCGGGGACATTGCTCTCGGCCGTTGCCGCTTGCAGGGTGGCAACGGGCAGGAGAAGAGCGACGAAGACGAAGCGGAGGAGAATGGAGGAAAAATGTTTCATACCTGTTTTCGTAAAATCTCGATAATGCTGTTCTTGGGTAATGCGGGTGCAAAGATAGTTCTTTTTTCGTAGTTTCTCCGCATCAGCTCCGTATATCCTCCGCATGAGCTCCGTATATTCTCCGTATCAACTCCGTACCAACTCCGTATCAACTCCGCATATCCTCTGTTTCTATAGATGCGGAGGAAATACGACTTTGATACGGCTTTGATGCGGCTTAGTCATGGTTCGGACGATAGGAACAAGGGCTCCGGGCATCATCTGTTGAATAGTTCGAAGGTAAACTTACAGCCAATCTCCTGATATTTCCAATTGGCAAAAGAGGCAAATACGCCAAAGTCAAAAATATGGGTACCGATGCCATATCCTGCCTCCATATAAGGTTTCAAATGGGGGACAACCAGTGAATTCAGGTAGAGACGTTCGTTCAGCACATGCTGGGTATACTTCTTCAAGTGGCTGAGCAGAAGAAAGGGAGCTTCGTAAACAAAATGCCCGCGGAGATATTTGCGCGAAGAGTTATACCAACGGCCGTCCAACAGCTGGAACACTCCTCCTATGTCATCACTCCATCCCATCGGGAGATTGGAACGTCGCAGATTGACAAAATCCACAAAAAAGAGTTCTTCCTGATTGGTAAACTCACCCCAACCCAGCCGCCAATAGATGCTGCGCATCAGCCCTAAAGAAAGCTGATGCTGTAAATCTATCTCGATACGCTCATACGAGCTGCTGCCGCTCAGCAAGCCTTTAAGTCCC
Protein-coding regions in this window:
- the lnb gene encoding lipoprotein N-acyltransferase Lnb codes for the protein MKHFSSILLRFVFVALLLPVATLQAATAESNVPADSTRISLLTCAAGGEIYYLFGHTAIRYENFTRGVDVVFNYGVFDFNTPNFTFRFALGDTYYQLGVTEYRYFANEYDSLGRDVWQQTLNLTSGEKEHLFRRLQENYRPENRMYLYNFFYDNCATRPRDQIEHVIDGTLQYAENMTDNNTGVSFRDMLHTYSEGHPWARFGMDLCMGSKADEPISRREMMFVPFCLQEHFSKAQVTDRQGRRRPLVASEKKIVLTGKTPADFRTDGITPMQSALLLLTVVAGVTLWGVRRRKSLWGMDIALFATAGAAGCILAFLALFSKHPAVSPNYLLFVFHPLHLLCLPCMALRVRKKKMSRYMGGNFMVLTLFIALWVVIPQEIPLTVLPLALCLLIRSGSNLFLAYKQKK